Genomic window (Candidatus Effluviviaceae Genus V sp.):
CGCGAGCAGATTGAGCGTGCCCCCGCGGTTGACCGCGTCGAGCCGGGCCGCATCGACGGCCTTGGTCAGGCCGGCGGCGTGGAAGACCAGCTCCACCCCGGCCACGGCCGCGGCCAGGCGATCGGGCGCCGCGGTCACGTCGCCGGCGACGATCTCGATCGGCAGGCCGCGCAACCAGCGGCGCGACGAACTCGCGCGCAGCAGGACCCGCACCTCCATCCCCTCGGCCAGCAGCGCATCGACCAGATGCGAGCCCAGAAAACCGCTGGCACCGGTGACCAGAACCTGCATGCTCAAGCCCGCCCAGCAGCGACTTGCCAGCGCCGGTACCATTCGACCGTCCGCGCCAGCCCGGACTCCAGCCCGACCCGCGGCCGGTAACCCAGCTCGCGCTTGGCCCGCTCGCAGCCGAAATGGAAATCGCGCGCCATCAAAGCGACCCGGTAGCGGTGCACCACCGGCGCATGGCTGAAGCCGGCGCTGCGCCAGATGGTCTCCAGGCTCCAGCCGGCGGCGCGCACCATCCAGGTCGGCACGCCGATCAGCCGCGGACGGACGCCCAGGGCGCTGCAGACCGCGCTCAGGTAGGCCCGCCAGGTCACCATCCTGTCGTCGGTCAGCACGTAGCTGCGACCGGCGGCCTCGGGCCTGTGGCCGGCCAGCAGCAGGCCGTCGACCAAGTTGCCGACATAGCTGCAGCAGGTGACCGTCTCTCCGTCGCCCACCAGCGGCAAGGGGCCGCGCTCGAGTGCGGGCGCCAAATGGACGAAGGCGGTGGTGTCGCCGGGGCCGTAGATGACCGTGCCCGGCCGGATGATCACCGTCTCGAACCAACCCGCCTGCTGCGCCCGGCGCACGTGGCCTTCGGCCACCCCCTTGGCGGCGCAATAGCCGTTGGTGCGGTTGCCCAGCGGCGCGTGCTCATCCGCCGCCACGTGACCGCTGAAGGGATGGACCACCAGCGAACTCATGTGGACCAGGCGCTGCACCCCGGCTCGACGGGCGGCCTCCAACACGCAGGCGGTGCCTTCGGCGTTGACCCGCATGAAGCGATCCCAGGGGGCCCAGTCGGTGGCCAGCGCCGCCAGGTGATAGACGCTGCGCACCCCTTGCAGCGCCGGTGCCAGCGTCTCGGGCTGCAGGATGTCGCCCGGATAGACCGGTATACCCATCCGTTCCAGCGGTTCTGCGTCGGTGCCCCGCAGCACGGCCCCGCGCACGGTGCAGCCGGCCCGCAGCAAGCCGGCGCACAGGGCCTGGCCGATGAAGCCGTTGGCGCCGGTGACCAAGACCGGCGAGGCGGGTACGCGGTCGGAGGCGCTCACCGCTGCACCGCCTCTCGCCACCAGTCCACCGTGCGCCGCAGGCCCTCTTCCAGCTCCACCCGCGGTCGGTAGGCCAGTTCGCGCTTGGCGCGCTCGCAGTTGAAATGGAAATCGTCGGCCACCAGGGCGGTGCGGTAGTCGGTGATGGGCGGCGGCCGGCGGGCACCGAAGGCGCGCCACAACGCCTCGAGACCCATGCCCGCCGCCCGCGCCAGCGGACGCGGAACCGACAGGCTGCGCTCGCGTGCGCCGAAGGCGGTGATGGCGGCCGAGATGTAGTCGCGCCAGGTCAGCTTGCGGTCGTCGGTGACATTGTAGATTCGGCCGGCCGCAGCGTCGTTGGTGGCGGCGGCCAGCAGGGCATCGACCAGGTTGTCGACGTAGACCGTGCACAGCAGGGCCCGGCCGCCGATCACGTGGGTCCAGCGGCCGCGGGCCAGCAGCGGTGCCATGTCGGCAAAGGCCGTGGTGTCCTGCGGGCCGTAGACCACCACGCCAGGACGCACGATGACCGTCTCGAGCAGTCCGCGAATGCAGGCCGTGCGGACCAGATGCTCGGCCGCCACTTTGGAGGCTCCGTAGGCATAGCGCGTCTGGTCGGCCGCTGTCTGCTCGCCGGCATCCACATGGCCGCTGAAGCGGTGGACCGCCAGGCTGCTGGTGAACACCAGCCGCCGCGTCCCGGCCGCGGCGGCGGCGTCGAGCAGGTGGCGGGTGCCGTCGACGTTGATGCGGTAGAACAGCTCGCGCGGGCCCCAGTCGGTGGCCCGGCCGGCGAGGTGGAAAACGCATTCGACCCCGCTGAGCGCCCTGGCCAGACAGCCGCGATCGCGCACCGATCCGCGGACGAGTTCGATGGGCAGGCCCCGCAGGCGGTGCTCGGCGCGATGGATCAGACATCGCACCGCGTGGCCGTCGCGCAACAGGCGCCGGGTGAGCGTCGAACCGATGAATCCGTTGGCCCCGGTGACCAGAACCCGCATGCCGCTCAGCCTCCGGCGCTCGCGCAGGACCAGTCGGTCAACAGACCGAGTCCCCAGTGGATCAACCACAGGGGCCAGACCGACCGCAGGCGCAGCGCCAGGGAGCCGAACACGAAGCCGGCCACCAGCGCCGACCAGATTTCGGCCGGCGGCTTGCCGATGTGCAACAGGGTGGTGATGGCCGTCTGGACCAGGATCGCCCCGGTCGCTCCGATGTGCTCGCGCAAGCCGAACTGCAGCATGCCGCGAAAGAAGGCCTCGTAGGCCGCGTAGTAGAGAAAACCATACGCCAGCTGGTAGAGCACGAAGCGTTCGGTCGATGCACCGGCCGCGGCGGCCAGGGGGTACTCCTGCACGAAAACCGGCATGCCGCCGGCCGACAGCCCTCCCGGCAAGGCCACCAGCAGCAGCCCCAGCGGGACCACGGCGCCGAAGCCCAGGCGCCAGCGCCCCAGCCCCAGGCCCAACTCGCTCGGCCGCGCCCCGAGCGCCAAACGCGAGACCACCAGCGGCAGCAGCAAAAACAGCACGAAGGCCGCCGCGTGTTGGTACAGCGCCGCCCACCAGCCCAATTCCAGTGCATCGGCCGCCGGACAGCACAGCGGCGCCAGCGTCTCGGCGAAAAACGCGCGGCTGCCCGGTCCCAGGTGCAGCAGCACCAGGGCCAGCGCCGAAGCGGTGAGCAGCACGGCCGGCCAGCCCGCAATCAACGGCGCGAGCAGATCGCGCAGTCCGCCCCGAATGCGCTGTGCGGTAGCCGGCATGGTCGCAGCAAAGCCCATCCAGGGCGCAGATGCAAGAGCCGATGGCCTGGAGTTCGACGATCGCGCTCGGGCTTGCGCTCGCGGCTGGCTTCGGGGCACACTCGAACTATCGCGTTACGTGCGGGTCGCGACGCCACGCCGTTTGCGGCCCTTGGCTCACCGGCCCGCGAGGGCCACCGGGAGGCCAGAGATGATTCGAGGATGGCTCGTGTATTGCGGCCTGCTGCTGTCCGCGCTGGCCGGCGGCGGCTGCGACAACTGCCTCGAGCAGGGACGCAACGGGGTGCCGGCCCCGGGCGAGGACGAGTTCCAGCTGGTGTTCTCCAATATCGTCAGCCGCGAAAGCGACCTGCTGGTCGACGGGGTCGAGGTGGGCACGGTCTGCGCGGAGACCGAGTACGCCACCGTGGGCAACTTCCCGGTCGATACCCACTCGATCATCGAGATCCACAACAAGATGTCGGCCACCTACTGCGCGGTCTCGCCCAACTGCGATTCGAATTGCGATTCCCAGGTCTGCGAGGGCGATCCGGTCATCGACACCACCCCCTTCGCCGGCCAGATCTTCAGCACCGGCTTCATCTGGAGGGAATGATGCGCCGCCCGATCGACCCGAGGCGATTCGTAGTGGCCGGTTTGCTGTTGTCCTTTTGCATCGGGGGATGCGGCCGGCCCGACGTGGATTACCCCAACTTCATCCGCGACAAGATGGTGGCGGTGACCATCGCCTACGGTGTGATGGAGACCATCACGCCGGAGCTGAGCGGCGTACAGCCCGGCGACATCGAAGGCCGGGCCGACTGCCCGCACGGCGGCAGCCTGACCCTGCAGGGCACCTTCAGCGCCGGGGCGGCGCTGGACGAGTTCGACCTGGCGCTGACCGCCTCGTCCTGCAAACTCAGCGGCGACTTCGGCTTCTTCGCGGCCACGACGACCATCAGTGGACAATTGACGCTCGATTCGTCGTGGAACCGCTTCGACGGCAGGGGGTCGGATGTGCTGCGCTCGGACGAGCTGCGCATCCGCGCCGACACCGACTACCAGGGACACACCAAGCCCTTCGATCGCAGCTGTGCCTTCGACTACCACATGCTGGGCAGCGCCACCTCGGACGCCCTGTTCGGCACGCTGTGTTCCAAGCCCTACGCCGCCTCGCTCAACCACCGCGGCTGAGATGGCGCGGCCGAAACGACGACGGGCCGTCCCATTCAGGACGGCCCGACGCGCGAACGAAAAAATAAATCCGGCGGCGACCTACTCTCCCACACAGTGGCCCGTGCAGTACCATCGGCGCTGGAGGGCTTAACTTCCGAGTTCGGAATGGAATCGGGTGTGACCCCTCCGCCATCACCACCGGAAACCGTATTCGAGAAACGTTCTCACCACTCGCAAACCACCGAGCGGTGCTGTACGCGCGAGAAATGGCTCTCGCGTTCAACTCTGGCCACTTCCTGACGGACCTCTGATTCCCAGCGTCCATTTCGCGTACGAAGCGCGAATGGACGTAGCGAATCAAAGAATGGTCAAGCCACACGACCAATTAGTACTGGTCAGCTTCACGCATTGCTGCGCTTCCACCTCCAGCCTATCAACCTCCTAGTCTAGAAGGGGTCTTCAGGCTCGGCCCGAAGGCCGAGACGGGATACCTGATCTCGAGGGAGGCTTCCCGCTTAGATGCTTTCAGCGGTTATCCTTTCCGCACGTGGCTACCCAGCTATGCCCTTGGCAAGACAACTGGAGCACCAGAGGTGCGTCCATCCCGGTCCTCTCGTACTGAGGACAGCTCCTCTCAAGTATCCTGCGCCCACGACAGATAGGGACCGAACTGTCTCACGACGTTCTAAACCCAGCTCGCGTACCGCTTTAATTGGCGAACAGCCAAACCCTTGGGACCGACTTCAGCCCCAGGATGCGATGAGCCGACATCGAGGTGCCAAACCGCCTCGTCGATGTGAACTCTTGGAGGCGATCAGCCTGTTATCCCCGGGGTACCTTTTATCCGATGAGCGACGGCCTTTCCACTCAGAACCGCCGGATCACTAAGACCTGGTTTCCCACCTGCTCGACCCGTCGGTCTCGCAGTCAAGCTCCCTTATGCCTTTGCACTCTACGGCTGGTTTCCAATCAGCCTGAGGGAACCATAGCGCGCCTCCGTTACCTTTTGGGAGGCGACCGCCCCAGTCAAACTACCCACCAGACAGTGTCCTCGACCCGGGTTACGGGCCAGAGTTAGAACCCCAAACTGATCAGGGTGGTATTCCACCGGTGGCTCCACCGAATCTGACGATCCGGCTTCAAAGCCTCCCACCTATCCTCTACAAACCAATTCGAGATTCACTGTCAAGCTGTAGTAAAGGTCCACAGGGTCTTTCCGTCTTGTCGCGGGTAGACGGCATTTTCACCGCCAGTTCAATTTCGCTGAGTCCCTCGCTGAGACAGTGCGGAAGTCGTTGCGCCATTCGTGCAGGTCGGAACTTACCCGACAAGGAATTTCGCTACCTTAGGACCGTTATAGTTACGGCCGCCGTTTACCGGGGCTTCGGTTCACAGCTTCGCCCCGAAGGACTAACTGCTCCCCTTAACCTTCCGGCACCGGGCAGGCGTCAGACCCTATACGTCCTCTTACGAGTTTGCAGAGTCCTATGTTTTTAGTAAACAGTCGCTACCGCCTGGTCACTGCAACCCACTTCGGCTTCAGAAGAATAATCTTACACCTAATGTGGGCACACCTTCTCCCTAGGTTACGGTGCCAATTTGCTGAGTTCCTTAGCGAGGGTTATCTCAAGCGCCTCGGGATTCTCTCCCTGCCCACCTGCGTTGGTTTGCGGTACGGACACCGGAGCATACTCCACTGCGGGACTTTTCTTGGAAGCATAGGATCGATCAGTTTGTGCACCTAAGGTGCTCCTCTTCACCCCTCGGGGCGGTTGTCCCGTTTATTATCCAAGGACACCCCTGCGGGCTTGAACCCACATCCGACGGTGGGCTGACCTACCAATCTCCGTCCTCCCGTGCAGCTTCGATGCATACCCCAGTGGTACAGGAATATTGACCTGTTTCCCATCGCCTACGCCTTTCGGCCTCGGCTTAGGATCCGACTAACCCTGGGCGGATTAACCTTCCCCAGGAAACCTTGGGCTTCCGGCGAGCCGGTTTCTCACCGGCTTTATCGCTACTCATGTCAGCATGATCACTTCCAGAACCTCCAGCAGTCCTTTCGGTCTACCTTCACAGGCAACTGGAACGCTCCCCTACCGATCCACCGCCCCCGAAGGGGCAGCCGATCTCGCAGCTTCGGTGGTATGCTTGAGCCCCGTTATATTTTCGGCGCGGACTCACATCGACCAGTGAGCTGTTACGCTTTCTTTAAAGGATGGCTGCTTCTAAGCCAACCTCCTGGTTGTCTACGCGCTTCCACTTCCTTTCCCACTTAGCATACACTTGGGGACCTTAGCTGGCGATCTGGGCTCTTACCCTCTCGACCACGAACCTTATCGCCCGCGGTCTGACTCCCGTGATTGCTGTCAACGGCATTCGGAGTTTGGTTGGGTTTGGTAATCTGGTAGGACCCCTAGCCCATCCAGTGCTCTACCTCCGTTGCAGACACACGAGGCTATACCTAAATATATTTCGGGGAGAACCAGCTATCACCGGGTTTGATTGGCCTTTCACCCCTACCCACAGCTCATCCCATGAGTTTTCAACCTCATTGGGTTCGGACCTCTGAAGTGGTTTTACCCACTCTTCATCCTGGCCATGGGTAGCTCACCCGGCTTCGGGTCTACTCCACGCGACTAGTCGCCCTGTTCAGACTCGCTTTCGCTGCGGCTACACCTTCGGTTTCCCTAGGGCTTAACCTTGCCACGGAGAGTAAGTCGCTGACCCATTATGCAAAAGGTACGCGGTCACCCTGGTCACAGGCCGAAGCTTGCGACCATAGGGCTCCCACTGCTTGTAGGCATGCGATTTCAGGTACTATTTCACTCCCCTAAAAGGGGTACTTTTCACCTTTCCCTCACGGTACTGGTCCACTATCGGTCGTCGGGTAGTATTTAGCCTTGGGAGGTGGTCCTCCCGAATTCCCGCAGGGTTCCACGTGTCCCGCGGTACTTGGGAACGGAGGACAGGAGATTTTACCCGTTTCGCCTACAGGGCTGTCACCTTCTATGGCTGGCCTTTCCAGACCATTCGACTACGGTTCTGGCCGCGTATTAGACGGCCTCTCCCGGCGGATCCGCCACTCCGCCATCCTCTGCCCCACGACACCGTGCATACTAAGCTGACGGGCCACATGTATACACGGTTTGGGCTGTTCCCCGTTCGCTCGCCGCTACTTGGGGAATCGCTTTTGCTTTCTTTTCCTGAGGGTACTGAGATGTTTCACTTCCCCTCGTTCACCTCGCCCGGTTATGTATTGTTCCGGACGATGGGAGGTATGACCCTCCACGGGTTTCCCCATTCGGAAATCCTCGGATCAAAGCCTGTTAGCGGCTACCCGAGGCTTATCGCAGCTATCCACGTCCTTCATCGTCTCCCGACGCCAAGGCATCCGTCGCATGCCCTTACTAGCTTGACCACAACCGTATTCTCTTTCGAGGGCCGGCCGGATATACCGAACGACCTGCGGAAGTGGCCAGAGTTCAACTCGAGAACCTTCTCTTCTACTTCACGTCCTCAGCGAACATTGAACGTTTCTCTCTCTACGGCTTATCTTTTCGTCCGATTTTCAAAGAACTGCGGCTTACATGGAGCTGATCGG
Coding sequences:
- a CDS encoding NAD-dependent epimerase/dehydratase family protein, which produces MARLRCPPAAAHHRLPHRPGGRRFPFQLRARQARTGLPTAGGAGRGPAAHGGLVARGGAAVSASDRVPASPVLVTGANGFIGQALCAGLLRAGCTVRGAVLRGTDAEPLERMGIPVYPGDILQPETLAPALQGVRSVYHLAALATDWAPWDRFMRVNAEGTACVLEAARRAGVQRLVHMSSLVVHPFSGHVAADEHAPLGNRTNGYCAAKGVAEGHVRRAQQAGWFETVIIRPGTVIYGPGDTTAFVHLAPALERGPLPLVGDGETVTCCSYVGNLVDGLLLAGHRPEAAGRSYVLTDDRMVTWRAYLSAVCSALGVRPRLIGVPTWMVRAAGWSLETIWRSAGFSHAPVVHRYRVALMARDFHFGCERAKRELGYRPRVGLESGLARTVEWYRRWQVAAGRA
- a CDS encoding NAD-dependent epimerase/dehydratase family protein, whose protein sequence is MVPALASRCWAGLSMQVLVTGASGFLGSHLVDALLAEGMEVRVLLRASSSRRWLRGLPIEIVAGDVTAAPDRLAAAVAGVELVFHAAGLTKAVDAARLDAVNRGGTLNLLA
- a CDS encoding CPBP family intramembrane metalloprotease, whose product is MGFAATMPATAQRIRGGLRDLLAPLIAGWPAVLLTASALALVLLHLGPGSRAFFAETLAPLCCPAADALELGWWAALYQHAAAFVLFLLLPLVVSRLALGARPSELGLGLGRWRLGFGAVVPLGLLLVALPGGLSAGGMPVFVQEYPLAAAAGASTERFVLYQLAYGFLYYAAYEAFFRGMLQFGLREHIGATGAILVQTAITTLLHIGKPPAEIWSALVAGFVFGSLALRLRSVWPLWLIHWGLGLLTDWSCASAGG
- a CDS encoding NAD-dependent epimerase/dehydratase family protein produces the protein MRVLVTGANGFIGSTLTRRLLRDGHAVRCLIHRAEHRLRGLPIELVRGSVRDRGCLARALSGVECVFHLAGRATDWGPRELFYRINVDGTRHLLDAAAAAGTRRLVFTSSLAVHRFSGHVDAGEQTAADQTRYAYGASKVAAEHLVRTACIRGLLETVIVRPGVVVYGPQDTTAFADMAPLLARGRWTHVIGGRALLCTVYVDNLVDALLAAATNDAAAGRIYNVTDDRKLTWRDYISAAITAFGARERSLSVPRPLARAAGMGLEALWRAFGARRPPPITDYRTALVADDFHFNCERAKRELAYRPRVELEEGLRRTVDWWREAVQR